A section of the Flavobacterium ardleyense genome encodes:
- the nhaC gene encoding Na+/H+ antiporter NhaC, with the protein MNESITDNKELNIWEALIPVVALVGMLGYNVFVFGDDALSGSNQFILLLGGGVAAVVGFFNKVKFAKMIEEVSENIKSSAGAILILLMVGALAGTWLVSGIIPAMIYYGLQILNPSIFLPATLLICSIISIATGSSWTTSATVGIALIGIGGTLGFPLGMVAGAVISGAYFGDKLSPMSDTTNLAPAMAGTDLFTHIRYMLYTTVPTYIITLIIFIILGLTVETSGVADSSVLLNDIKSSFNITPLLFLVPVIVIGLIAKKTEPLIALLLGTLLAAVFAVIFQPHIVLMLSGGTTLTIENAYKGILNAITVESIIPTKVETLKDLYVSGGMQKMLNTVWLILCAMVFGGIMDAIGALARISRTLLSLAKSTFGLFAATVGSCLTLNITASDQYLAIVVPGKMFSKAFEDKGLAPENLSRTLEDSGTVSSVLIPWNTCGAYHASTLGVNTLDYLPYAFFNLISPFMTLIFAAFSIKIRLLTGDYLSSTKSIAS; encoded by the coding sequence ATGAACGAATCAATCACCGATAATAAAGAATTAAATATTTGGGAAGCTCTTATTCCTGTTGTCGCACTTGTAGGAATGCTTGGATATAACGTGTTTGTCTTTGGTGATGACGCTTTGAGCGGAAGTAATCAATTTATTTTATTGTTAGGTGGCGGAGTTGCAGCTGTAGTTGGCTTTTTCAATAAGGTCAAGTTTGCAAAAATGATTGAAGAAGTTTCAGAAAATATCAAGTCTAGCGCGGGAGCAATATTAATTTTGCTGATGGTTGGAGCTCTTGCAGGAACTTGGTTAGTAAGCGGAATTATTCCTGCAATGATTTATTATGGGCTGCAAATTTTAAATCCCAGCATTTTCTTGCCAGCTACTTTACTTATATGTTCAATAATTTCAATCGCCACAGGGAGTTCTTGGACAACTTCTGCAACTGTGGGAATTGCGCTAATTGGGATCGGAGGAACTTTGGGTTTTCCTTTAGGAATGGTAGCTGGAGCGGTAATTTCAGGAGCCTACTTTGGTGACAAGCTTTCGCCGATGTCTGATACCACTAATCTGGCACCTGCAATGGCCGGAACAGATTTGTTTACTCACATTAGATATATGCTGTACACCACAGTTCCTACCTATATTATTACCCTCATCATTTTTATCATTCTTGGTCTTACCGTTGAAACCTCCGGAGTTGCAGATTCTTCAGTACTTCTAAATGATATCAAAAGTTCATTTAATATTACTCCGCTCCTATTTCTAGTTCCTGTGATAGTTATTGGATTGATTGCAAAAAAAACCGAACCGCTTATTGCACTGTTGCTCGGAACCTTGCTCGCGGCAGTTTTTGCAGTAATTTTTCAACCGCATATTGTATTGATGCTTTCGGGCGGAACAACGCTAACAATTGAAAATGCTTATAAAGGTATTTTGAATGCTATCACTGTTGAATCCATTATTCCGACGAAAGTTGAAACTTTAAAAGATCTGTATGTTTCTGGAGGAATGCAGAAAATGCTAAACACCGTTTGGTTAATTTTATGCGCAATGGTTTTTGGTGGAATTATGGATGCAATCGGTGCGCTTGCGCGAATTAGTAGAACCTTGTTGAGTTTGGCAAAATCTACTTTTGGACTTTTTGCCGCTACTGTGGGAAGTTGCTTAACGCTAAATATTACCGCTTCAGATCAATACCTAGCTATCGTTGTGCCAGGAAAAATGTTTAGTAAAGCGTTTGAGGATAAAGGTCTTGCTCCAGAAAATTTAAGTAGAACTTTAGAAGATTCGGGAACTGTGAGTTCAGTACTAATTCCGTGGAATACTTGTGGTGCGTATCATGCAAGTACTTTAGGTGTAAATACTCTCGACTACTTGCCTTATGCTTTTTTCAATCTCATAAGTCCATTTATGACTTTGATTTTTGCTGCATTTAGTATAAAAATTAGACTGCTTACTGGAGACTATTTATCATCAACAAAATCTATAGCATCATAA